In Gadus chalcogrammus isolate NIFS_2021 chromosome 11, NIFS_Gcha_1.0, whole genome shotgun sequence, a single window of DNA contains:
- the rnf214 gene encoding RING finger protein 214, producing the protein MTDVEQCAAAMLDGGREWLAEETDLVSRHRVEEEGRVQQQQLLQAEHKRTVRQHQLLLEKLDSLRVKLQLNDSKVSRKNFLLRKQEMTSQKNRAQEENNRLQTELEEVEQRLSPLQAEQEVEQRLWEAELSQLTEEMERVQAASREVEQRALEDGVVLVERQREATMASMEFWLREVGQYLQALQLDPSPSRLQERLHWERQEASVRRRRDQLPVHFQGLLQQLGEGGALEAPPGAEALPALDLPALDLPPLPKVPTAELIISQILLSLEQAAFLPPPAHPLAPPRSPPPPRITPPTGHQTPPPPRITQPTGHQTPPPSRIIPHSGHQTPPPPRITPHTGHQTPPPSRITPHTGHQTPPPSRITPPTGHQTPPPSRITPVTGHQTPPPSRITPPTGHQTPPPHSGPVGKLDLLLDHLAAKFPQCSRAHLMVALQHIKCERGTMAGLSRDELTEQVGLKLAPAPRPAPRPAARSFCLMCQHPVEPAARQPLACAHCVHRQCISVWLSSSGNNSCPFCPAH; encoded by the exons ATGACGGATGTGGAGCAGTgtgcggcggccatgttggacgGCGGCCGGGAGTGGTTGGCGGAGGAGACGGACCTGGTGAGCCGAcacagagtggaggaggagggacgggtgcagcagcagcagctgctgcaggcgGAGCACAAGAGGACTGTTCGACaacaccag ctccttCTTGAGAAGCTGGACTCTCTGAGGGTCAAGCTGCAGCTCAACGACTCCAAGGTGTCCAGGAAGAACTTCCTGCtcaggaaacaggaaatgacATCACAGAAGAACCGTGCACAGGAAGAGAACAACAG GCTGCagacggagctggaggaggtggagcagcgtCTGAGCCCGCTGCAggcggagcaggaggtggagcagcggcTGTGGGAGGCGGAGCTGTCCCAGCTGACGGAGGAGATGGAGCGGGTGCAGGCGGCGTCCCGGGAGGTGGAGCAGCGCGCGCTGGAGGacggggtggtgttggtggagaggcagagagaggccaCCATGGCCTCCATGGAGTTCTGGCTCAGGGAG GTGGGCCAGTACCTGCAGGCCCTTCAGTTGGACCCCAGTCCGTCCCGCCTACAGGAGCGGCTGCACTGGGAGCGGCAGGAGGCGTCTGTCCGGAGGAGGCGGGACCAGCTGCCGGTCCACTTCCAGGGGCTGCTTcagcagctgggagaggggggggccctGGAGGCCCCCCCTGGGGCGGAGGCCCTGCCGGCGTTGGACCTCCCGGCGTTGGACCTCCCGCCCCTGCCCAAGGTCCCCACG GCGGAGCTGATCATCAGTCAGATCCTGCTGTCTCTGGAGCAGGCCgccttcctcccacctcctgctcaccccctggccccgcccagAAGCCCGCCCCCTCCTCGCATCACCCCGCCCACCGGCCAccaaaccccgccccctcctcgcATCACCCAGCCCACCGGCCACCAAACCCCGCCCCCTTCTCGCATCATCCCGCACAGCGGCCAccaaaccccgccccctcctcgcATCACCCCGCACACCGGCCACCAAACCCCGCCCCCTTCTCGCATCACCCCGCACACCGGCCACCAAACCCCGCCCCCTTCTCGCATCACACCGCCCACCGGTCACCAAACCCCGCCCCCTTCTCGCATCACCCCGGTCACCGGCCACCAAACCCCGCCCCCTTCTCGCATTACTCCGCCCACCGGCCACCAAACCCCGCCCCCGCACTCCGGTCCGGTCGGTAAACTGGATCTACTGCTGGACCACCTGGCTGCCAAGTTCCCACAATGCAGCAGGGCCCATCTGATGGTCGCTCTGCAGCACATCAAGTGCGAGCGGGGGACCATGGCCGGCCTGTCGCGGGACGAGCTGACGGAGCAGGTGGGCCTGAAGCTGGCCCCTGCCCCCAGGCCCGCCCCCAGGCCCGCCGCCCGCAGCTTCTGCCTGATGTGCCAGCACCCCGTGGAGCCGGCGGCGCGCCAGCCGCTGGCCTGCGCCCACTGCGTCCACCGCCAGTGCATCAGTGTCTGGCTAAGCTCCAGCGGCAACAACAGCTGCCCCTTCTGCCCCGCCCACTGA